The Setaria italica strain Yugu1 chromosome IX, Setaria_italica_v2.0, whole genome shotgun sequence genome has a window encoding:
- the LOC101769336 gene encoding probable trehalose-phosphate phosphatase 2, which yields MDLKTGLNSPVLADHLPTALPAAVMTFTTPTSFPSPGLCLNTTKKIPLPGKVEEVRATGWLDLMMASSPTRKRQIKDVVNDTQADDLDLQYHNWMVDYPSALTSFETITDLAGSKRLALFLDYDGTLSPIVDNPANALMSDEMRAAVRHVASLFPTAIISGRSRDKVFDFVKLNELYYAGSHGMDIMGPVRKTADSNGVECIRSTDSQGKEVNLFQPASEFLPMITEVYEKLDESVKDIVGARMEDNKFCVSVHYRNVAEEDYKKVFQRVTAVLEDYPCLRLTHGRKVFEVRPVIDWNKGKAVEFLLESLGLNESEDVLPIYVGDDRTDEDAFKVLKASNRGFGILVSSIPKESDAFYSLRDPAEVMDFLRKLAAWKEQST from the exons ATGGATTTGAAGACAGGCCTCAACTCACCTGTTCTTGCTGATCATCTCCCTACAGCCTTGCCTGCTGCTGTAATGACTTTCACAACTCCTACTAGCTTCCCCTCTCCGGGGCTTTGCTTGAATACTACCAAGAAGATACCTCTGCCTGGTAAGGTCGAAGAAGTTCGTGCCACTGGATGGCTCGACCTCATGATGGCCTCATCACCTACCCGCAAAAGACAGATCAAGGATGTCGTCAATGACACTCAAGCTGATGATCTCGATTTGCAATATCATAACTGGATG GTGGACTATCCTTCTGCTTTGACCTCATTTGAGACAATTACTGATCTTGCTGGGAGTAAAAGACTGGCATTGTTTCTTGACTATGATGGAACTCTTTCGCCAATTGTGGACAATCCTGCAAATGCATTAATGTCAGATGAG ATGCGTGCTGCTGTTAGGCATGTGGCATCACTTTTCCCAACTGCAATCATTAGTGGAAGGTCTCGTGATAAG GTTTTTGACTTTGTCAAGCTTAATGAACTGTACTACGCCGGAAGTCATGGGATGGACATAATGGGCCCTGTTAGGAAGACTGCTGACTCCAATGGTGTGGAATGTATTCGGTCCACTGATTCGCAG GGTAAAGAGGTCAACCTGTTCCAACCTGCAAGTGAGTTTTTACCCATGATCACTGAG GTGTATGAAAAACTTGATGAGAGTGTCAAGGACATTGTTGGTGCCAGGATGGAAGACAACAAGTTCTGTGTGTCTGTGCATTACCGTAATGTGGCAGAAGAA GACTATAAAAAGGTTTTCCAGCGTGTAACTGCTGTTTTGGAAGATTACCCTTGCCTAAGGCTAACCCATGGAAGGAAG GTTTTTGAGGTCCGTCCTGTGATTGATTGGAACAAAGGTAAAGCTGTGGAATTTTTACTTGAATCGCTTGGGCTCAATGAGAGTGAAGATGTTCTCCCTATCTATGTTGGAGATGACAGAACTGATGAAGATGCATTCAAG GTGCTGAAGGCAAGCAACCGTGGCTTTGGAATATTGGTGTCGTCTATACCCAAGGAGAGCGATGCCTTCTACTCCTTGAGGGATCCAGCTGAG GTGATGGATTTCCTGAGAAAGCTTGCAGCTTGGAAGGAGCAATCCACCTGA
- the LOC101770276 gene encoding 3-hydroxyisobutyryl-CoA hydrolase-like protein 2, mitochondrial → MPRLAAAAVARRAGAALRRGALGGLRSLSSLQPSHATSSEEVLVEGKASARAAVLNRPGYLNALTTTMGGRLNKFYESWEDNPDIGFVMMKGSGRAFCAGGDVVRLRELVSEGKMEECQDFFKTLYKFIYFLGTYLKPHVAILDGVTMGGGGGVSIPGTFRIATDRTVFATPEVHIGFHPDAAASFYLSHLTGHVGEYVALTGEKLKGADMIALGLATHYSMSEHLDLVDDRLANLVTDDPSVIDSSLAQYGDMVYPDKASIVHRLEVIDKCFSHETVEEIVGALESEEARLNEEWCTLALKRLKEASPLALKVSLRSIREGRYQTLDECLVREYRMSMNGISKQFSHEFSEGVRARLVDKDLAPKWDPPALEYVTQDMVDAYFAPLGESESELKLPTETREAFV, encoded by the exons AtgccgcgcctcgccgccgccgccgtcgcccgccgcgccggcgcggccctGCGCCGCGGCGCGCTGGGGGGACTGCggtctctctcctccctccaacCGTCGCACGCCACCTCCAGCGAAGAG GTGCTCGTGGAAGGAAAGGCGAGTGCGCGCGCCGCCGTGCTCAACCGCCCCGGCTACCTCAACGCCCTCACCACCACCATG GGAGGCAGGCTCAATAAATTTTATGAATCATGGGAGGACAACCCAGATATTGGCTTTGTCATGATGAAG GGCAGCGGCCGAGCGTTCTGTGCTGGCGGGGATGTTGTTAGATTGCGCGAACTTGTCAGTGAAG GCAAAATGGAGGAATGCCAGGATTTTTTCAAGACTTTGTACAAGTTCATTTATTTTCTAGGCACGTACTTGAAACCACAT GTTGCCATTCTTGATGGTGTTACTatgggtggtggaggaggtgttTCGATTCCTGGGACATTTCGCATTGCAACTGATAGAACA GTCTTTGCAACTCCAGAAGTTCATATTGGATTCCATCCTGATGCTGCAGCCTCCTTTTACTTGTCACACCTAACCGGTCATGTTG GGGAATACGTGGCCTTGACTGGTGAAAAACTCAAGGGAGCAGATATGATTGCCCTTGGCCTTGCCACACACTATTCCATGAGTGAG CATCTGGATCTGGTTGATGATCGACTTGCAAATTTAGTAACTGATGACCCATCAGTTATTGATTCTTCCCTTGCACAATATGGAGACATGGTTTATCCAGACAAAGCAAGCATTGTTCATAG GCTGGAGGTGATAGACAAATGCTTCAGTCATGAAACAGTTGAAGAGATTGTTGGTGCCTTG GAAAGTGAAGAGGCTAGGTTGAACGAAGAATGGTGTACCTTGGCACTGAAACGATTGAAAGAGGCCTCTCCATTAGCTTTGAAGGTCTCACTGCGATCG ATACGTGAGGGTAGATATCAGACACTTGATGAGTGCCTTGTCCGTGAATACCGCATGTCCATGAATGGGATATCAAAGCAATTTTCTCATGAATTTTCTGAG GGTGTGAGAGCGCGCCTAGTTGACAAGGACTTGGCTCCTAAG TGGGATCCTCCTGCCCTGGAGTATGTTACGCAGGACATGGTGGACGCCTACTTCGCACCACTTGGTGAGTCTGAGTCTGAGTTGAAGCTACCTACAGAAACGCGAGAGGCATTCGTATGA
- the LOC101770680 gene encoding cortical cell-delineating protein, producing the protein MAPKPALFLALGLLFAVAAHGCTPYCPGPVVPTPPVVPTPSHGHGGRCPIDALKLRVCANVLGLVKVGLPQYDQCCPLLQGLVDLDAAVCLCTAIKADVLGIHLNVPVSLNLILNKCGKICPADFTCPQ; encoded by the coding sequence ATGGCCCCCAAGCCTGCCCTCTTCCTTGCCCTCGGCCTCCTCTTCGCTGTTGCCGCCCATGGCTGCACACCCTACTGCCCCGGTCCAGTCGTCCCTACGCCGCCGGTCGTGCCGACGCCGTCTCACGGCCACGGCGGGCGCTGCCCGATCGACGCGCTGAAGCTGAGGGTGTGCGCTAACGTTCTGGGCCTCGTCAAGGTCGGCCTACCCCAATACGACCAGTGCTGCCCCCTGCTGCAGGGGCTcgtcgacctcgacgccgccgtctgCCTCTGCACCGCGATTAAGGCCGATGTCCTCGGCATCCACCTCAACGTGCCCGTCAGCCTCAACCTCATCCTCAACAAGTGCGGCAAGATTTGCCCGGCCGACTTCACCTGCCCTCAGTAA